From Gemmatimonadaceae bacterium, the proteins below share one genomic window:
- the lepB gene encoding signal peptidase I: protein MPITRPDVAKKRPSAASKPKNVVAAARSGGGPRVDPRKFWEGFKSLAATVAIFLLLRTFLLEAYRIPSGSMIPTLLVGDWLFVNKLRFGPHVPFTQTRLPGYAEPRRGDVVVFVSPFQDWRISRVFDPNDPTPTVVKRMIGMPGDTLYSREGVVHVDGVPQRLGYAAAADGAPGDWSDPAFAWQTRVSLDSTRFGPAPARPTLDDWGPFVVPEGHYFMMGDNRYNSVDARYYGFVPRDNIRGRPLFVYYSWNADDSDRPLPFITDIRWSRLGHVIR, encoded by the coding sequence TTGCCCATCACCCGACCCGACGTGGCCAAGAAGCGCCCCTCTGCCGCCAGCAAGCCCAAGAACGTCGTCGCTGCCGCCCGGAGCGGTGGCGGCCCACGCGTGGACCCGAGGAAGTTCTGGGAGGGATTCAAGTCCCTCGCGGCGACGGTCGCGATCTTCCTGCTCCTGCGCACCTTCCTCCTCGAGGCCTACCGCATTCCCTCGGGCTCGATGATTCCCACGCTGCTCGTGGGCGATTGGCTGTTCGTGAACAAGCTGCGATTCGGCCCGCACGTGCCGTTCACGCAGACCCGCCTGCCCGGGTACGCCGAGCCGCGGCGTGGGGACGTGGTCGTGTTCGTGTCGCCGTTCCAGGACTGGCGCATCTCGCGCGTGTTTGACCCGAACGACCCGACGCCGACGGTCGTGAAGCGCATGATCGGGATGCCCGGCGACACCCTGTACTCGCGCGAGGGCGTGGTCCACGTCGACGGCGTGCCGCAGCGACTTGGCTACGCGGCCGCTGCCGACGGGGCGCCGGGTGATTGGAGCGACCCTGCCTTCGCCTGGCAGACCCGCGTGTCCCTCGACAGCACGAGATTCGGGCCGGCACCAGCGCGACCGACGCTCGACGACTGGGGACCCTTCGTCGTGCCGGAAGGGCATTACTTCATGATGGGCGACAACCGCTACAACTCGGTGGACGCCCGTTACTACGGCTTCGTCCCGCGCGACAACATCCGCGGCCGTCCGCTGTTCGTGTACTACTCGTGGAACGCCGATGACTCTGACCGCCCGCTGCCGTTCATCACCGACATCCGGTGGTCGCGGCTCGGACACGTGATTCGCTGA
- a CDS encoding PhzF family phenazine biosynthesis protein yields MRYLTLDVFTDRMFGGNQLAVFPDAREIPEELLLPITREFNFSEVTFCYPSDDAVHTRRVRIFTPGEEMPFAGHPTIGTSAALALCEGALGGAREGRLTLKLGVGTVPVEVRMESESLAWAELSVAKLPEVGPPVPTVTTLAEILSLEPSDFVGGTYSPQAVSCGIPFLLAPLKSVAAVSRARIRLDRWEQTLKKSWAPEIFVAARDPEQGEQHWRARMFAPGLNVPEDPATGSAVAAFGGWLAMKDAKRDAEFGWTVRQGIEMERPSLLQVRAEKKDGAVTAVRVSGHAVLTGEGALRLPPR; encoded by the coding sequence ATGCGTTACCTGACCCTGGACGTCTTCACCGATCGGATGTTCGGCGGCAACCAGCTCGCCGTCTTTCCGGACGCGCGCGAGATCCCCGAGGAGTTGCTGCTCCCCATCACCCGGGAGTTCAACTTCTCCGAAGTGACGTTCTGCTATCCCAGTGACGACGCTGTGCACACGCGGCGCGTGCGCATCTTCACGCCGGGCGAGGAGATGCCGTTCGCTGGCCATCCGACCATCGGGACCTCCGCCGCACTGGCGTTGTGTGAGGGCGCGCTCGGCGGCGCACGCGAGGGTCGGCTGACGCTCAAGCTCGGCGTCGGTACGGTGCCCGTGGAGGTGCGGATGGAGTCGGAGAGCTTGGCCTGGGCCGAACTCTCCGTCGCCAAGCTGCCGGAGGTCGGCCCGCCGGTGCCCACGGTCACGACGCTCGCCGAAATCCTCTCGCTGGAGCCCTCGGATTTCGTCGGCGGCACGTACTCGCCGCAGGCCGTCTCCTGCGGTATTCCGTTTCTGCTCGCGCCGCTCAAGAGCGTCGCCGCCGTCTCGCGCGCGCGCATCCGGCTCGACCGTTGGGAACAGACTCTGAAGAAGTCCTGGGCGCCGGAGATTTTTGTCGCGGCCCGCGACCCGGAGCAGGGCGAGCAGCACTGGCGCGCGCGGATGTTCGCGCCCGGCCTCAACGTGCCCGAGGATCCGGCGACCGGATCCGCCGTCGCCGCCTTCGGTGGTTGGCTCGCAATGAAGGATGCGAAGCGCGACGCCGAGTTCGGCTGGACCGTGCGGCAGGGCATCGAGATGGAGCGCCCCAGCCTGCTGCAGGTTCGCGCCGAGAAGAAGGACGGCGCCGTGACGGCCGTGCGCGTGTCCGGCCACGCGGTGTTGACGGGCGAGGGAGCGCTGCGGCTACCGCCGCGCTAG
- a CDS encoding deoxyribonuclease IV has protein sequence MSAPIIGVHPPDAGGIPIAVRRAAAAGAKAVQVFTAPPTYYNEKVSFKPPKVQAAHAALADVGLAPSAVFVHAAYVLNTASPEEEKALRARNGLAKEFERTTALAAYGCCFHPGSAGDSAAEDAAVRVGTAIRHAVESVAETGSGTRVLIENTAGAGRTMGRTPEEIAIMLEQVPRELRHRTGYGLDTCHLFAAGHPIHESAERLREVLDTFERVIGEAPAFFHLNDSQHPFGSNKDRHAWIGEGAIGAEPFRWLLQDPRTRGIPCILETPAERKEVADDDASADPADTRMVALLSGFLDG, from the coding sequence GTGAGCGCGCCGATCATCGGCGTGCATCCGCCGGATGCTGGCGGCATTCCCATCGCGGTGCGCCGCGCGGCAGCGGCGGGCGCAAAGGCCGTGCAGGTGTTCACCGCACCGCCGACGTACTACAACGAGAAGGTCTCGTTCAAGCCGCCGAAGGTGCAGGCCGCGCACGCGGCGCTGGCCGACGTGGGCCTCGCACCATCGGCGGTGTTCGTGCACGCGGCCTACGTGCTCAACACGGCCTCCCCGGAGGAGGAGAAGGCCCTGCGCGCGCGCAACGGCCTCGCCAAGGAGTTTGAGCGCACGACGGCGCTCGCCGCCTACGGCTGCTGCTTTCATCCCGGCTCGGCGGGCGACTCCGCGGCCGAGGACGCGGCAGTGCGCGTGGGCACCGCGATTCGACACGCCGTCGAGTCCGTGGCCGAAACAGGCAGCGGCACGCGGGTCTTGATCGAGAACACGGCGGGCGCCGGCCGTACGATGGGTCGCACCCCCGAGGAGATCGCCATCATGCTCGAGCAGGTGCCACGCGAGCTACGGCACCGCACGGGATATGGCCTCGACACCTGCCACCTCTTTGCCGCCGGGCACCCGATCCACGAGAGCGCCGAGCGGCTGCGCGAGGTGCTTGACACATTCGAACGGGTGATCGGTGAAGCACCGGCGTTTTTCCACCTGAACGACTCGCAGCATCCCTTCGGTTCGAACAAGGACCGCCACGCCTGGATCGGCGAGGGCGCCATCGGGGCGGAGCCGTTCCGCTGGCTGCTGCAGGACCCGCGTACGAGGGGGATTCCCTGCATCCTCGAGACGCCCGCCGAGCGGAAGGAGGTGGCGGATGACGATGCGAGCGCGGACCCCGCGGACACGCGGATGGTGGCGCTGCTGAGCGGATTCCTCGACGGCTGA
- the pruA gene encoding L-glutamate gamma-semialdehyde dehydrogenase, translating to MPTYSPNGVRQLPATVNEPVRSYAPGSPERASLQARLKAMEGERPDIPVVIDGKEIRHKGSTTNATSPHKHRHVTATWHGATTKDVQAAIASGRKAWREWSEWTWEERASVFLKAADLLAGPWRDTINAATMLGQSKTVYQSEIDAACEMTDFFRFNVAFARELCAEQPISAPGMWNQSEYRPLEGFVYAVTPFNFTAIGGNLPTAPALMGNVVLWKPAGAAILSAWHTLQLLHEAGLPPGVINFVPGDPVEISKVALSHRDLAGVHFTGSTGVFNSMWSTIGQNMGKYRSYPRIVGETGGKDFIIAHPSADVEAFAVAVVRGAFEYQGQKCSAASRIYVPKSLWKEVKARVVAMLDEITCGDVSDFSHFMGAVIDKRAFDRISGYLAHAKKNATIIAGGTADGSKGWFVRPTLVEAKDPKYKLMCEEIFGPVLTAYVYDDAKWAETLELVDGTSDYGLTGAVFAQDRAAVREAHAALRHSAGNFYVNDKCTGAVVGQQPFGGARGSGTNDKAGSKLNLLRWVSARTVKETFVPAKDYRYPHMG from the coding sequence ATGCCTACCTACTCGCCAAACGGCGTTCGTCAGCTTCCCGCCACCGTGAACGAGCCGGTCCGCAGCTACGCTCCCGGCTCGCCCGAGCGCGCGTCCCTGCAGGCCCGCCTGAAGGCGATGGAGGGCGAGCGGCCCGACATCCCCGTGGTGATCGACGGCAAGGAGATCCGCCACAAGGGCAGCACCACCAACGCGACCTCGCCGCACAAGCACAGGCACGTGACAGCCACCTGGCACGGCGCTACCACCAAGGACGTGCAGGCGGCAATCGCCAGCGGCCGCAAGGCGTGGAGGGAGTGGAGCGAGTGGACCTGGGAGGAGCGAGCATCCGTGTTCCTCAAGGCCGCCGACCTGCTCGCCGGCCCGTGGCGCGACACGATCAACGCCGCGACGATGCTCGGCCAGTCGAAGACCGTCTACCAGTCGGAGATCGACGCCGCCTGCGAGATGACGGACTTCTTCCGCTTCAACGTCGCCTTCGCCCGCGAGCTCTGCGCCGAGCAGCCGATCAGCGCGCCGGGTATGTGGAACCAGAGCGAGTACCGGCCGCTCGAGGGCTTCGTGTACGCGGTGACGCCGTTCAACTTCACGGCCATCGGCGGCAACCTGCCCACCGCGCCTGCGCTGATGGGCAACGTCGTGCTCTGGAAGCCGGCGGGTGCGGCCATCCTCTCGGCCTGGCACACGCTGCAGCTGCTGCACGAGGCCGGCCTGCCACCCGGCGTCATCAACTTCGTGCCCGGCGACCCGGTGGAGATCAGCAAGGTCGCCCTCAGCCATCGTGATCTCGCCGGCGTGCACTTCACCGGCAGCACGGGCGTGTTCAACTCCATGTGGAGCACCATCGGCCAGAACATGGGCAAGTACCGCTCGTATCCACGCATCGTGGGCGAGACGGGCGGCAAGGACTTCATCATCGCGCACCCATCGGCGGATGTGGAGGCCTTTGCGGTGGCCGTGGTGCGCGGCGCCTTCGAGTACCAGGGCCAGAAGTGCTCGGCGGCCAGCCGCATCTACGTGCCGAAGTCACTGTGGAAGGAGGTCAAGGCACGCGTGGTGGCCATGCTCGACGAGATCACGTGTGGCGATGTGAGCGACTTCTCGCACTTCATGGGCGCGGTGATCGACAAGCGCGCCTTCGACCGCATCAGCGGCTATCTCGCGCACGCCAAGAAGAACGCCACGATCATCGCTGGCGGTACGGCGGACGGTTCGAAGGGCTGGTTCGTGCGTCCGACCTTGGTCGAGGCGAAGGACCCCAAGTACAAGCTGATGTGCGAGGAGATCTTCGGCCCCGTGCTCACGGCGTATGTGTACGACGACGCCAAGTGGGCCGAGACGCTGGAGTTGGTGGACGGCACGTCGGACTACGGGCTGACGGGCGCGGTGTTCGCGCAGGACCGCGCCGCGGTGCGCGAGGCCCACGCTGCGCTGCGCCACAGCGCCGGCAACTTCTACGTCAACGACAAGTGCACCGGCGCCGTGGTCGGCCAGCAGCCATTTGGCGGTGCGCGTGGATCGGGCACGAACGACAAGGCCGGCAGCAAGCTCAACCTGCTGCGCTGGGTGAGCGCGCGGACAGTGAAGGAGACCTTCGTCCCAGCGAAGGACTACCGCTACCCGCACATGGGCTAG
- a CDS encoding response regulator, translating to MRILLADDDPLMRDLLEAVLASAGHDVTAVEDGAAAWDRYQAEPFPLLLLDWEMPKRDGLHVCRAVREHENGEHAYIVLVTGRSQADDLEQVLDAGADDYLPKPVTPSDVAARLRIAERRMAAAAARRSAEEELRKARYMAGIGELSLALQHEINNPLAALLTTSALITGGMLEDHEIPEAQRTIETQAQRIATVLKRLRDAKEHKSVEYAHGQRMVDLGERRGKTP from the coding sequence ATGCGTATCCTGTTGGCCGATGACGACCCGCTGATGCGGGACTTGTTGGAGGCGGTACTCGCATCCGCGGGGCACGACGTCACCGCGGTGGAGGACGGCGCCGCGGCTTGGGACCGGTACCAGGCGGAACCGTTCCCGCTGCTGCTCTTGGACTGGGAGATGCCAAAGCGCGATGGCCTCCACGTCTGTCGTGCCGTGCGGGAACACGAAAATGGGGAGCACGCCTACATCGTGCTCGTGACGGGCCGCTCGCAAGCGGACGACCTCGAGCAGGTGCTGGATGCCGGTGCCGACGACTACTTGCCGAAGCCGGTGACGCCGAGCGACGTGGCGGCGCGCCTGCGCATCGCGGAGCGCCGGATGGCCGCCGCGGCGGCGCGACGCAGCGCCGAGGAGGAGCTGCGCAAGGCGCGCTATATGGCAGGCATCGGTGAACTGTCATTGGCGCTGCAGCACGAGATCAACAATCCACTCGCGGCGTTGCTGACGACCTCGGCACTGATCACCGGCGGGATGTTGGAGGACCACGAGATCCCCGAGGCGCAGCGCACGATCGAGACGCAGGCACAGCGCATCGCCACGGTGCTCAAGCGCCTGCGCGACGCCAAGGAGCACAAGAGCGTCGAGTACGCGCACGGGCAGCGGATGGTGGACCTCGGCGAGCGCCGCGGGAAGACACCGTGA
- a CDS encoding exo-alpha-sialidase — protein sequence MKRRYLLPLLLLPACLPQPVRWDAEVERRTETLKDSLRLEFDGERLSFATAWTPPSWPEDASACLATRRAARAPGDEAYASWFAVKPDSSVHLLVARSDDGGRTWNPAVVADSADVGRAGCNRPVPFIAADSLNNYVHVVYYLDAREGAGLFFTHTMERGALFHEPVPIVYGDRPSAASVASRGDTVVVAYEDPNSRMPRLGLALSRVQGHIFEHRIPASDETGEATMPRVAIRGQRIAVAWIAAQRGGGMPRTAIRLGTLEW from the coding sequence ATGAAGCGACGATACCTGCTGCCGCTGCTGCTGCTGCCGGCCTGCCTCCCGCAGCCCGTGCGCTGGGACGCCGAGGTCGAGCGGCGCACCGAGACCCTCAAGGACTCTCTGCGCCTCGAGTTCGATGGCGAACGCCTGTCCTTCGCGACCGCGTGGACACCGCCGAGCTGGCCTGAGGACGCGAGTGCCTGTTTGGCGACTCGCCGCGCGGCGCGTGCACCGGGCGATGAGGCCTACGCATCGTGGTTTGCGGTGAAGCCAGACAGCAGCGTGCACTTGCTGGTGGCCCGCTCGGACGACGGAGGCCGGACGTGGAATCCTGCCGTCGTCGCCGACAGCGCCGACGTCGGCCGCGCCGGCTGCAACCGGCCGGTGCCGTTCATCGCAGCGGATTCGCTCAACAACTACGTGCACGTGGTCTACTATCTGGACGCGCGCGAGGGCGCGGGATTGTTCTTCACGCACACGATGGAGCGTGGCGCGCTCTTCCACGAGCCCGTGCCCATCGTGTATGGGGACCGGCCCTCGGCGGCCTCGGTGGCCTCCCGGGGCGACACGGTGGTGGTGGCATACGAGGATCCGAATAGCCGGATGCCTCGGCTCGGACTCGCCCTCTCGCGTGTGCAGGGCCACATTTTCGAGCATCGCATTCCCGCCTCGGATGAGACGGGCGAAGCGACAATGCCGCGCGTGGCGATTCGTGGCCAGCGAATCGCGGTGGCGTGGATTGCCGCGCAGCGCGGCGGCGGGATGCCCCGCACGGCGATCCGGCTTGGGACCCTGGAGTGGTGA
- a CDS encoding diguanylate cyclase, whose product MLTPTLTAPTIEETNAEVLLWQARYRAIFLPLVGFSTIALKWFDVISAESVLSGIYSERQLLGIALLLMVSYLAFHRIVAYALRRGPRAGNGLVFATIASDMLVLFGTVGLVTPPENYHRSLLVSIFTVQITQLFFGWSATIANLVFIAIGYMALIGVASEYGQLMQPAEELWTLALYGIGVLVYVGLQGEVTRRMQELIQLFGRAQEGDFSKPYEETGERMPDPVTVIGRAYNRMRERLQAMVLSDPLSGCFNRRGLNQMAEREVSRAMRGKKEVAVLAIDVDLFKRINDEYGHLTGDEVIREVGELLQDTARDVDVVARFGGEEFTILAPDSGDEGALILAERVLHAFRDHKFRSLPPNVRITASVGVAADLARDDEVAKTLLARADEALYVAKRNGRNRAVLWHAGMRAFDGSMAGRLRQSTPGMTRTVI is encoded by the coding sequence ATGCTAACGCCGACGCTGACCGCGCCTACCATTGAGGAGACGAACGCCGAGGTCCTGCTTTGGCAGGCCCGGTATCGCGCCATCTTCCTGCCCCTGGTCGGTTTCTCGACCATTGCGCTGAAGTGGTTCGACGTCATTTCGGCGGAGTCGGTGCTTTCCGGGATCTACAGCGAGCGCCAGCTGCTTGGCATCGCGCTCCTGCTGATGGTGTCCTACCTGGCGTTTCATCGAATCGTTGCCTACGCCCTACGGCGCGGCCCACGGGCCGGGAACGGCTTGGTGTTCGCGACCATCGCCAGCGACATGTTGGTGCTCTTTGGCACGGTGGGCCTCGTCACGCCGCCGGAGAACTACCACCGCTCGTTGCTCGTCTCGATCTTCACGGTGCAGATCACCCAGCTCTTCTTCGGCTGGAGTGCGACGATTGCGAACCTCGTGTTCATCGCGATTGGCTACATGGCGCTGATCGGCGTGGCGTCCGAGTACGGCCAACTGATGCAACCCGCCGAGGAGTTGTGGACCCTGGCGCTCTACGGCATCGGCGTACTCGTGTACGTGGGGCTGCAGGGTGAGGTGACGCGCCGCATGCAGGAGCTGATCCAGCTCTTCGGTCGTGCCCAGGAGGGTGACTTCTCCAAGCCGTACGAGGAAACCGGCGAGCGGATGCCGGATCCCGTGACAGTGATCGGCCGCGCATACAACCGGATGCGCGAGCGTCTGCAGGCGATGGTGCTGTCGGACCCGCTCTCCGGTTGCTTCAACCGCCGCGGTCTCAACCAGATGGCCGAACGCGAGGTCTCGCGCGCGATGCGCGGCAAGAAGGAAGTCGCCGTACTGGCCATCGACGTGGACCTCTTCAAGCGCATCAACGACGAGTACGGCCACCTCACGGGCGACGAGGTCATCCGCGAGGTGGGCGAGCTGTTGCAGGACACGGCGCGCGACGTGGACGTGGTAGCGCGCTTCGGCGGCGAGGAGTTCACGATCCTGGCACCGGACTCGGGCGACGAGGGCGCGCTCATCCTCGCCGAGCGCGTGCTGCACGCCTTTCGCGACCACAAGTTCCGCTCGTTGCCTCCGAACGTCCGCATTACGGCCAGTGTCGGAGTCGCGGCCGACCTCGCGCGCGACGACGAGGTGGCCAAGACCCTGCTCGCGCGCGCCGACGAGGCGCTCTATGTCGCCAAGCGGAATGGTCGCAACCGCGCCGTGCTCTGGCACGCGGGCATGCGCGCGTTCGACGGCTCGATGGCGGGACGGCTGCGGCAGTCAACGCCTGGGATGACGCGCACGGTCATTTGA
- a CDS encoding aminopeptidase P family protein: protein MRILRTALLAVVTCATTATVAASQQPRRPFGTLREQAELRQHWLERRLTTVLPALMRRHGTDMWVIPMREYNEDPTFSSLVSPTTFAARRRTIYVFFDRCAADGRTDPGDGSCIERIALGGTSQGGLYDARRAAAAVDAGAEARQAELVGDEQWSLLRQVIEVRNPRVIQINVSKTFAFADGLTAGERDGMVAALGPTWSARLRSTDAVPVEFIASRLPEEAEFYRGLQELVWSLTQRMFSAEVVKPGVTRTSDLVWWWRQQVNDLGLGTWFQPSVSVQRRGATAGTLGEDPIIQRGDVLHCDVGIVALGLATDTQHNGYVLMPGETAPPPGLQRALANANRLQDFTMEELRPGRTGNEVLAAALGRMRAEGIDGTLYSHPIGVNGHGAGPLVGRWDAQEGVPGSGDARIIPNMWYSIELQATTPVPEWGGQPVRMAQEEDAIIGPDGRIRWALRRQANLFLIR, encoded by the coding sequence ATGCGCATCCTGCGCACTGCGCTGTTGGCCGTGGTGACCTGCGCGACGACAGCCACCGTTGCCGCCTCTCAGCAACCGCGGCGTCCATTCGGTACCCTGCGCGAGCAGGCCGAGCTGCGCCAACACTGGCTGGAGCGCCGGCTCACCACCGTGCTGCCGGCCCTGATGCGCCGTCACGGGACGGACATGTGGGTGATCCCGATGCGCGAATACAACGAGGACCCGACGTTCTCCTCGTTGGTGTCGCCCACGACCTTCGCCGCGCGACGCCGCACGATCTATGTGTTCTTCGATCGCTGCGCCGCAGACGGTCGCACGGATCCTGGCGACGGCTCCTGCATCGAGCGCATCGCGCTTGGAGGCACCTCGCAGGGCGGGCTCTACGATGCCCGCCGCGCGGCGGCTGCCGTGGACGCAGGGGCAGAAGCCCGGCAGGCGGAGTTGGTGGGTGACGAACAGTGGTCGCTGCTGCGCCAGGTGATCGAGGTGCGGAATCCGCGCGTGATCCAGATCAATGTCTCCAAGACCTTCGCCTTTGCCGACGGCCTCACGGCCGGCGAGCGCGACGGCATGGTCGCGGCGCTCGGACCGACGTGGAGCGCCCGACTGCGCTCCACCGACGCGGTGCCAGTGGAGTTCATCGCCTCGCGGCTGCCCGAGGAGGCGGAGTTTTATCGCGGCCTGCAGGAGCTGGTCTGGAGCCTCACGCAACGGATGTTCTCGGCGGAGGTCGTGAAGCCCGGCGTGACGCGCACGTCGGATCTCGTCTGGTGGTGGCGGCAGCAGGTGAACGACCTCGGGCTCGGTACCTGGTTCCAGCCCAGTGTGAGCGTGCAACGACGCGGCGCCACGGCGGGCACGCTGGGAGAGGACCCCATCATCCAGCGCGGCGATGTGCTCCACTGCGATGTGGGCATCGTGGCACTGGGGTTGGCGACGGACACCCAGCACAACGGCTACGTGTTGATGCCCGGTGAGACGGCGCCGCCGCCGGGCCTGCAGCGCGCGCTGGCCAACGCCAATCGCCTGCAGGACTTCACGATGGAGGAGCTGCGGCCGGGACGCACGGGGAACGAGGTGCTTGCCGCGGCGCTCGGCCGGATGCGTGCCGAGGGAATCGATGGCACGCTCTACTCGCATCCCATTGGCGTGAACGGGCACGGCGCAGGACCGCTGGTCGGTCGCTGGGATGCGCAGGAGGGCGTGCCCGGCAGTGGCGACGCGCGCATCATCCCGAACATGTGGTACTCGATCGAGCTGCAGGCGACGACGCCAGTCCCGGAGTGGGGCGGCCAGCCGGTGCGGATGGCGCAGGAGGAGGACGCCATCATCGGGCCGGACGGGCGGATCCGCTGGGCGCTGAGGCGGCAGGCGAACCTGTTCCTGATCCGCTGA
- a CDS encoding RidA family protein — protein MRHLRFALIALLVAAGSVPAQQAAPSTPAAKPDLEYLTPFGTPSRPFSPAVRVGDLIFLSGQIGTNADAGGTLVEGGIEAETRQTLLNIRRVLELVGSGMDRVVKCTVMMADMAEWDRMNVIYREMFPPGRLPARSALGANKLALDARVEIECIATR, from the coding sequence ATGCGTCACCTTCGATTCGCCCTCATCGCACTGCTCGTCGCCGCTGGCTCGGTGCCTGCCCAGCAGGCAGCGCCGTCCACGCCAGCCGCGAAGCCCGACCTCGAGTACCTCACGCCGTTCGGCACGCCCTCGCGTCCGTTCTCGCCGGCCGTGCGCGTCGGCGACCTGATCTTCCTCTCGGGTCAGATCGGCACCAACGCGGATGCCGGCGGAACACTGGTCGAGGGGGGCATCGAGGCCGAGACGCGTCAGACGCTGCTGAACATCCGCCGCGTGCTCGAGCTCGTCGGCTCCGGCATGGACCGCGTGGTGAAGTGCACGGTGATGATGGCGGACATGGCCGAGTGGGACCGCATGAACGTCATCTACCGCGAGATGTTCCCGCCGGGTCGCCTGCCGGCGCGCTCTGCGCTGGGGGCGAACAAGCTCGCCCTCGACGCGCGCGTCGAGATCGAGTGCATCGCCACTCGCTAG
- a CDS encoding BrxA/BrxB family bacilliredoxin, with amino-acid sequence MYDEQWIAPMRAEIETLGVQPLKSAAQVDEALTQTKGTQLVVVNSMCGCAARNMRPAVALALRHATLPEHKFTVFAGNDVDATRQARSYFSGYAPSSPSIALLKDGKLVHMVERFQIEGRSADAIAADLTAAFDQHCASAAV; translated from the coding sequence ATGTACGACGAACAATGGATCGCGCCAATGCGCGCGGAGATCGAGACGCTTGGCGTGCAGCCGCTCAAGTCGGCGGCGCAGGTGGACGAGGCGCTCACTCAGACGAAGGGCACGCAGCTGGTGGTGGTGAACTCGATGTGCGGCTGCGCGGCTCGCAACATGCGTCCGGCGGTGGCGCTTGCCCTACGCCATGCGACGCTGCCGGAGCACAAGTTCACGGTGTTCGCCGGCAACGACGTGGACGCGACGCGCCAGGCGCGCTCATACTTCTCTGGCTACGCGCCGAGCTCGCCGAGCATCGCGCTGCTCAAGGACGGCAAGCTGGTGCACATGGTGGAGCGCTTCCAGATCGAAGGCCGCTCGGCCGACGCAATCGCTGCGGACCTGACGGCGGCGTTTGACCAGCACTGTGCGTCGGCTGCCGTTTGA
- a CDS encoding co-chaperone GroES — protein MRKGKKELIVVGDRVLIKVEDGEERSKVGLYLPATAVEGQAVQGGRIVATGPGTPLPEVTDHLDEPWRIGSQKETRHIPMQAQVGDYALFFRKAAVEITFDNERYLVVPQAALLALSRE, from the coding sequence ATGCGCAAAGGCAAGAAGGAGCTCATCGTCGTCGGCGACCGCGTCCTGATCAAGGTCGAGGACGGCGAGGAGCGCTCGAAGGTGGGCCTGTACCTCCCGGCGACGGCGGTAGAGGGTCAGGCGGTGCAGGGCGGTCGCATCGTGGCCACGGGCCCCGGCACGCCGCTGCCCGAGGTAACGGACCATCTCGACGAGCCTTGGCGCATCGGCAGCCAGAAGGAGACGCGGCACATCCCGATGCAGGCGCAGGTCGGCGATTACGCGCTCTTCTTCCGCAAGGCGGCCGTGGAGATCACGTTCGATAACGAGCGCTACCTGGTGGTACCGCAGGCCGCGCTCCTGGCCCTGAGCCGCGAGTAA